From Plodia interpunctella isolate USDA-ARS_2022_Savannah chromosome 18, ilPloInte3.2, whole genome shotgun sequence, a single genomic window includes:
- the Srp54 gene encoding probable splicing factor, arginine/serine-rich 7 isoform X2, translating to MCKSSKMVSGSTRVIQVTNIAPQATKDQMQTLFGYLGKIDDIRLYPTIRDVSCPVQSRICYVKYYDSATVNVAQHMTNTVFIDRALIVIPMQSGEIPDEHKALEMSNNGTLVPGLSGVEPRLPTHILNALEGMPPNQVIQTHDPKMIAAGLPPYPPLPATYDARKIEEIRRTVLVADVGALTQQQLIDHFCQASEVKYLRFCERDVDSVKYALVEMTEQEGVLAALQLNGSTIEGQTIKVHHATQSISKPQTKSNEAAQREIEEAMCRVKEAQNLISAAIDPVIGLLSKDKRSRSRSRSRRRSRSRSRRSRSRHRSKRSRSRSRHRSRRSRERHRHRSRSRSRHRSSRRSRSRSRHRSSRSKRDRSRDKDKKETNDKDKKDKSKSPPKDNEKEEKQEPKLEIQESETNGNGSENKSKASSPADDNKEVEKEKERSPSKKRSRSREKKRDRSRSRRRSRSRSRRKRSRSRRRSRTRDRKRSRSRERKRSRSKDRKRSRSRDRKRSRSRDRKRTRSRDRKRSRSRDRKRSRSSSRRSKSRSHRDSKTPHDRRTRERSPNLTIIEEKDTSVIDKAPDLNEEKNSPDNMDISNSP from the exons ATGTGTAAGTCTTCGAAAATGGTTTCGGGGAGTACGAGGGTGATACAGGTCACCAACATCGCGCCCCAGGCGACAAAAGATCAGATGCAAACATTATTTGGTTATTTAGGAAAAATTGATGACATCAGGCTTTACCCTACCATCAGAGATGTATCATGCCCTGTTCAATCCCGAATATGTTACGTGAAATATTATGATTCGGCGACTGTCAATGTCGCCCAACATATGACGAACACTGTATTCATCGACAGAGCACTGATCGTTATTCCAATGCAATCCGGGGAAATACCAGATGAGCACAAGGCATTAGAGATGTCGAACAATGGTACGTTGGTGCCAGGCTTGAGCGGAGTGGAGCCGCGTCTCCCCACGCATATTTTAAATGCTCTGGAGGGCATGCCGCCTAACCAAGTAATTCAAACACATGACCCTAAAATGATTGCGGCAGGGCTTCCTCCCTATCCACCACTGCCTGCTACTTATGATGCGAGGAAGATTGAAGAAATCAGAAGGACAGTGCTAGTGGCCGATGTGGGAGCACTGACCCAGCAACAACTTATTGACCATTTTTGCCAAGCGAGCGAGGTGAAGTACCTCCGCTTCTGTGAGAGAGATGTGGACTCTGTGAAGTATGCTCTTGTGGAGATGACTGAACAAGAGGGAGTGCTAGCTGCCCTGCAACTGAATGGTTCCACTATTGAAGGTCAAACAATCAAG gtCCACCATGCTACACAGTCTATCTCAAAGCCTCAGACAAAGAGCAATGAGGCTGCCCAGCGTGAGATCGAGGAAGCCATGTGCCGAGTGAAGGAGGCCCAGAACTTGATCTCGGCTGCTATCGATCCTGTCATTGGATTACTCTCTAAAGACAAAAGAAG CCGGTCTCGGTCCCGCTCGCGCCGCCGCTCGCGCTCTCGCTCGCGCCGCTCGCGCTCGCGCCACCGCTCCAAGCGCTCGCGCTCGCGCTCCCGACATCGCTCCCGGCGGTCCCGCGAGCGACACCGACACCGCTCCAG ATCTCGTTCGCGTCACCGCAGCTCGCGTCGCTCGCGGTCGCGCTCCCGCCACCGCAGCTCGCGCTCCAAGCGAGATCGTTCCAGAGACAAAGACAAGAAGGAGACCAACGATAAAGACAAAAAGGACAAGTCTAAATCCCCGCCCAAAGACAACGAAAAAGAGGAGAAACAAGAGCCTAAATTAGAAATACAAGAGAGTGAAACGAACGGAAATGGCTCCGAAAACAAATCCAAAGCTTCTTCCCCGGCGGACGATAACAAAGAAGTGGAGAAGGAGAAGGAAAGGTCGCCGTCGAAGAAGAGGTCGCGGTCTCGTGAGAAGAAACGCGACCGCTCCCGGTCGCGGCGCCGCTCGCGCTCGCGGTCCAGGCGCAAACGTTCGCGGTCGCGGCGGCGCTCCCGCACTCGAGATAGAAAGAGATCACGCTctagagagagaaagagaagtAGGTCCAAGGATCGCAAGCGCTCCCGTTCTCGCGACAGAAAGAGGTCTAGGTCCAGAGATAGGAAACGTACTAGATCTAGGGATAGAAAGCGTTCGCGGTCTAGAGATAGAAAGCGGTCTCGATCAAGCAGCCGGCGGTCCAAGAGTCGCTCCCACAGGGACTCCAAGACGCCCCACGACCGGAGGACTCGTGAACGCAGCCCCAACCTTACTATAATAGAAGAAAAGGACACTTCCGTTATCGACAAAGCTCCAGATTTGAATGAGGAGAAAAATTCTCCGGACAACATGGACATTTCTAATTCACCATAA
- the Srp54 gene encoding probable splicing factor, arginine/serine-rich 7 isoform X1 yields the protein MCKSSKMVSGSTRVIQVTNIAPQATKDQMQTLFGYLGKIDDIRLYPTIRDVSCPVQSRICYVKYYDSATVNVAQHMTNTVFIDRALIVIPMQSGEIPDEHKALEMSNNGTLVPGLSGVEPRLPTHILNALEGMPPNQVIQTHDPKMIAAGLPPYPPLPATYDARKIEEIRRTVLVADVGALTQQQLIDHFCQASEVKYLRFCERDVDSVKYALVEMTEQEGVLAALQLNGSTIEGQTIKVHHATQSISKPQTKSNEAAQREIEEAMCRVKEAQNLISAAIDPVIGLLSKDKRRSRSRSRSRRRSRSRSRRSRSRHRSKRSRSRSRHRSRRSRERHRHRSRSRSRHRSSRRSRSRSRHRSSRSKRDRSRDKDKKETNDKDKKDKSKSPPKDNEKEEKQEPKLEIQESETNGNGSENKSKASSPADDNKEVEKEKERSPSKKRSRSREKKRDRSRSRRRSRSRSRRKRSRSRRRSRTRDRKRSRSRERKRSRSKDRKRSRSRDRKRSRSRDRKRTRSRDRKRSRSRDRKRSRSSSRRSKSRSHRDSKTPHDRRTRERSPNLTIIEEKDTSVIDKAPDLNEEKNSPDNMDISNSP from the exons ATGTGTAAGTCTTCGAAAATGGTTTCGGGGAGTACGAGGGTGATACAGGTCACCAACATCGCGCCCCAGGCGACAAAAGATCAGATGCAAACATTATTTGGTTATTTAGGAAAAATTGATGACATCAGGCTTTACCCTACCATCAGAGATGTATCATGCCCTGTTCAATCCCGAATATGTTACGTGAAATATTATGATTCGGCGACTGTCAATGTCGCCCAACATATGACGAACACTGTATTCATCGACAGAGCACTGATCGTTATTCCAATGCAATCCGGGGAAATACCAGATGAGCACAAGGCATTAGAGATGTCGAACAATGGTACGTTGGTGCCAGGCTTGAGCGGAGTGGAGCCGCGTCTCCCCACGCATATTTTAAATGCTCTGGAGGGCATGCCGCCTAACCAAGTAATTCAAACACATGACCCTAAAATGATTGCGGCAGGGCTTCCTCCCTATCCACCACTGCCTGCTACTTATGATGCGAGGAAGATTGAAGAAATCAGAAGGACAGTGCTAGTGGCCGATGTGGGAGCACTGACCCAGCAACAACTTATTGACCATTTTTGCCAAGCGAGCGAGGTGAAGTACCTCCGCTTCTGTGAGAGAGATGTGGACTCTGTGAAGTATGCTCTTGTGGAGATGACTGAACAAGAGGGAGTGCTAGCTGCCCTGCAACTGAATGGTTCCACTATTGAAGGTCAAACAATCAAG gtCCACCATGCTACACAGTCTATCTCAAAGCCTCAGACAAAGAGCAATGAGGCTGCCCAGCGTGAGATCGAGGAAGCCATGTGCCGAGTGAAGGAGGCCCAGAACTTGATCTCGGCTGCTATCGATCCTGTCATTGGATTACTCTCTAAAGACAAAAGAAG AAGCCGGTCTCGGTCCCGCTCGCGCCGCCGCTCGCGCTCTCGCTCGCGCCGCTCGCGCTCGCGCCACCGCTCCAAGCGCTCGCGCTCGCGCTCCCGACATCGCTCCCGGCGGTCCCGCGAGCGACACCGACACCGCTCCAG ATCTCGTTCGCGTCACCGCAGCTCGCGTCGCTCGCGGTCGCGCTCCCGCCACCGCAGCTCGCGCTCCAAGCGAGATCGTTCCAGAGACAAAGACAAGAAGGAGACCAACGATAAAGACAAAAAGGACAAGTCTAAATCCCCGCCCAAAGACAACGAAAAAGAGGAGAAACAAGAGCCTAAATTAGAAATACAAGAGAGTGAAACGAACGGAAATGGCTCCGAAAACAAATCCAAAGCTTCTTCCCCGGCGGACGATAACAAAGAAGTGGAGAAGGAGAAGGAAAGGTCGCCGTCGAAGAAGAGGTCGCGGTCTCGTGAGAAGAAACGCGACCGCTCCCGGTCGCGGCGCCGCTCGCGCTCGCGGTCCAGGCGCAAACGTTCGCGGTCGCGGCGGCGCTCCCGCACTCGAGATAGAAAGAGATCACGCTctagagagagaaagagaagtAGGTCCAAGGATCGCAAGCGCTCCCGTTCTCGCGACAGAAAGAGGTCTAGGTCCAGAGATAGGAAACGTACTAGATCTAGGGATAGAAAGCGTTCGCGGTCTAGAGATAGAAAGCGGTCTCGATCAAGCAGCCGGCGGTCCAAGAGTCGCTCCCACAGGGACTCCAAGACGCCCCACGACCGGAGGACTCGTGAACGCAGCCCCAACCTTACTATAATAGAAGAAAAGGACACTTCCGTTATCGACAAAGCTCCAGATTTGAATGAGGAGAAAAATTCTCCGGACAACATGGACATTTCTAATTCACCATAA
- the LOC128677767 gene encoding uncharacterized protein LOC128677767 isoform X1 has translation MSSTNIESLKCKLKSVKKMKLQKESQVYKLRNVERSVSEELSTIKTEITFIQEQLEELKDTLTQINHQINMIDICKASEITKIQMQKDNLEEHKKGFQCLFDKERRLSEVHNKELQERDAVELETRKQKEEQITEKNEQQAREAAALEKECEAFDRECSVLKKRNTAIMLKLRRKLVETENMRRDLMKKKDVAVCNSMDAVE, from the exons ATGTCTAGCACTAACAttgaatctttaaaatgtaaactgaAGTCTG tcaAAAAAATGAAACTACAGAAAGAGTCCCAGGTGTACAAACTTCGAAATGTTGAACGTTCAGTATCTGAAGAGCTATcgacaataaaaactgaaattacGTTTATTCAAGAGCAGCTAGAG GAATTAAAAGACACATTGACCCAGATTAATCATCAGATAAATATGATCGATATTTGTAAAGCATcagaaattactaaaatacaGATGCAAAAAGACAATTTGGAGGAACACAAAAAGGGGTTCCAATGTTTGTTTGATAAAG AACGTCGTCTATCCGAAGTTCACAACAAGGAACTACAAGAAAGAGACGCAGTAGAGCTTGAGACAAGGAAACAGAAGGAAGAACAGATAACTGAGAAGAACGAGCAGCAAGCTCGTGAAGCGGCCGCACTTGAGAAAGAATGTGAAGCTTTCGACAGAGAATGCTCCGTGTTGAAA aaaagaAATACTGCCATTATGCTAAAATTAAGGCGGAAATTAGTGGAGACAGAAAACATGAGACGAGATTTAATGAAGAAGAAAGATGTGGCAGTATGCAATTCAATGGATGCTGTTGaataa
- the LOC128677767 gene encoding uncharacterized protein LOC128677767 isoform X2, translating to MKLQKESQVYKLRNVERSVSEELSTIKTEITFIQEQLEELKDTLTQINHQINMIDICKASEITKIQMQKDNLEEHKKGFQCLFDKERRLSEVHNKELQERDAVELETRKQKEEQITEKNEQQAREAAALEKECEAFDRECSVLKKRNTAIMLKLRRKLVETENMRRDLMKKKDVAVCNSMDAVE from the exons ATGAAACTACAGAAAGAGTCCCAGGTGTACAAACTTCGAAATGTTGAACGTTCAGTATCTGAAGAGCTATcgacaataaaaactgaaattacGTTTATTCAAGAGCAGCTAGAG GAATTAAAAGACACATTGACCCAGATTAATCATCAGATAAATATGATCGATATTTGTAAAGCATcagaaattactaaaatacaGATGCAAAAAGACAATTTGGAGGAACACAAAAAGGGGTTCCAATGTTTGTTTGATAAAG AACGTCGTCTATCCGAAGTTCACAACAAGGAACTACAAGAAAGAGACGCAGTAGAGCTTGAGACAAGGAAACAGAAGGAAGAACAGATAACTGAGAAGAACGAGCAGCAAGCTCGTGAAGCGGCCGCACTTGAGAAAGAATGTGAAGCTTTCGACAGAGAATGCTCCGTGTTGAAA aaaagaAATACTGCCATTATGCTAAAATTAAGGCGGAAATTAGTGGAGACAGAAAACATGAGACGAGATTTAATGAAGAAGAAAGATGTGGCAGTATGCAATTCAATGGATGCTGTTGaataa